In Heyndrickxia vini, the sequence CCATTAATTGCAATTTATAAAAAACTGATTCTGTAAAGTGAGGGATATACGTATAAGGAAGCTCAATTAGAATATATTTATTACTTTCACTTAAAGGGAGGATGTTTTGTTCAATGTCCTCTATATCCCTTGATATATCACCATGAAGATGAAACTCCATGCCAGGAAGAACTTTTAATGGAATCTCCTGTTGACTTAATAAACTATTTAATTTTGATGTTTGGCTAAGGATTTCTTTAGGATGATTCATATAGAATCCATTTCTATGATGGGGAGTGGCAATGACATGGGTAATCCCCATCTCTACTGCTTGTTTTGCCATTAAAAGGGCTTCATCTTGATCCCGAGCACCATCATCCATCCCAGCTAACAGATGGCTATGAATGTCTACGATCATTTCCCACTCTCCTTTTCACATTAAGTTAATTAATAATAATGAGCCGAATGTTGGACTTTTCCGCAGTTTATAATGACCCCTTGAATATTCGCCTGTACTTTTTGCAACTGATGGATACTTTTTAGGGCTTGATCCAATTTTGTTTTTTTTGCATGTACGACAAATAAGCATCCATCAACTTTTGTTGACAAGGCAACGGCATCCGTAACGATTAAAGGAGGACAATCCATAATGACTAAATCAAATTTTTCTTTCAATAGTTCAAGTAATTGATCCATTTTATTTGATGATAATACTTCCGCAGGATTGTGTGGATGCGGACCCGTGCTAATAAAAGACAGATTCGGTACTTCGGTAGAGTGGATAATTTGGTCCAATTCCATGTTTCCTTCCAGATAATTCGTGAGCCCGCTTCTTGCAGGTGTATTAAAAAGGAGGGAACCTACACCTTTTCTTAAATCAGTGTCTACATAAACAGTCTGCTTATTATCCATTGCCATGCAAATTGCTAAATTTCCGGCTGTTAATGACTTTCCTTCTTCTGGATTTGAACCGGTTATAAGAATAGATTTTATATTTTGCTGATTCATTGCATACTGTAGATTGGTTCTAAGTACCCGATAAGATTCGATAATTGGAGAAAATTTATCAACTTTTGGTAAAGTTTTTAAATAACGATGATTAATGATCAATGATCTGTTCTTTCCTTTAGTATTTCCGGCAATTTCGGGAATGAGTCCAAGTGTAGATAGTTGAAAAGCCTTTTCTATTTTTTCAACTGAATCGGTTTTTGCAAAAATTGTTTCTCTTAAAAGCAAATTAATTATGGATACTACGATACCAAGAAGAAAGGCGAGAACTGTATAGATAATGTGGTTGGGTTTAATCGGCGAAGTATTTGTATTATTATTGGCTGTTGTTAGTATCTGGATATTATCAATTTTCATTAAGTTTCTTATTTCTTGCTGAAAGATTCGAGCTGTCGAATTTGCAAGTTTTGCAGCTTTTGAATAACTATTATCTTGGGCGGTAATCGAAATAATTTGGGATTGTGGATTTGTTTCGATAGTAATCTGTTTTGCCAAATCCTCTATTTTTTTAGAACTATTTACTTCTTCTGATACTTTTTCTAATACTCTAGAACTCTTCAAAATATATTTATACGTTTCAATAAGCATGAGGTTTTTATCAATTTCGCCTGCTGAAAGATCCTGTGTTTCAGAACTTGATAATGAATGATTAACTAATAGTTCAGTTTTCGCCTGATAGACAGATGGTAGAAGATAGCTTAATAAAGCACCCAATAGGGTGAAAATAATAACGGTAAAAATAATGATACGTCTTCTACTTTTTAAAATATTTAAAATGTCTTTAAGTTCTGCAGAATGATTCATTCTTATTCAGCCCTTTAAAAGATTGTACTTCCATTTAATATGCCCCTTTTCCTGTGAGCACTAAAACAATCGTTTTACAAATAATTTTAAAATCGAGAAACAATGAAATATGATCAACATAATAGAGGTCGAAATTAATTTTCAATCCATGATTGATATCTGATCTTCCGTTAACTTGGGCAAATCCGGTAATACCTGGCTTCACCATTAATCTTTTTTTCTGAACACCATCATAAAATTTAGTGATATTTAGAATTTCAGGTCTTGGACCAACAAAACTCATTTCACCTTTAATCACATTGATTAATTGTGGCAGTTCATCCAGACTGTATTTTCTTAAGATAGCTCCTAACTTGGTAACCGTTAAATTATCAGGGGTCCTAAATACAAAATTTTGGGGTACTTGACCATCCCATACATATTCATGAACATTATTTATAACACTCCTTTCCATTGTTCGAAATTTAATTATCGTAAATTCTTTATTGAATTGACCCGTGCGCTGTTGCAAAAATAAAACCGGACCTCTCTCAAAAGTAAAAATAAGGATTCCAATTAGAACAATGATTGGGAATAAAAGAATAAGCAAAATGAAAGCTACTATTATATCCAGCAATCTTTTTAACACACGATAAGAGTTATTTTGGGTAATTTGACGTTTTTCATGGACGATCACTATGTACCCTCCTCGTATAATATGTTTTGAGCTCACATTTAGAAGACTTTCTTCTATAAATCTAATAAAAAATGATTATTGAATGCACCTCCTAAATAGATGGAAACTTTTTAGATAATTTCACATAGGTTTTCCAATTTTTTTCTTGAGTAAAGATTGCAAGAAACGTCACTCTTTATAAGATTTATATTTATTTTTCATTACAAATATACCGTTATTTTAAATAGTAAAATGGATTCAGTTTAGCTATTTATTAGTTTGGAGTAATGAATGTGGTCAAATTAAGAAAAAAATAAGGCGAAACCCTTTTATATCTAAGGTTTCGCCTTATTCAAAATTACATCACTCGCTTAAACATCTTTTCCATATCATAAACCGAGTAATGGATTATAATGGGTCTCCCATGGGGGCAAGTAAAAGGATCAGACGCTTGTCTTAACGAATCGAGTAATGCCTGAATTTCGTCATTTCGCAAATGATGGTTCGCCTTTATCGACCCTTTACAACTCATCATAATGGCAGCTTCTTCTCGTAGCTTTTTAATATCAATTTTTTTCATAGAGAGGAGTTGTTCTATCATATCCTCAATTATTTCTTGTTCATCCCCTTTAGGAAACCAAACGGGGTGGGATCGAGCAATAAAACTGTTATGACCGAACATTTCAAGAAAGACTCCGACTTTTTCGAGTTCATTGAGATTTTCTTGAATCTTTATCGATTCATCGGTCGAATACTCTAATGTCATTGGGACTAGTAAATCTTGCAATTCATTCGTAACCCGACCGACTTTTTCACGAAAGTATTCATATTTAATTCTTTCCTGTGCTGCATGCTGATCAATGATATATAATCCTTTATCGTTTTGCGCAAAAATATAGGTACCATGCATTTGCCCAATTGGGTAAAGCGGGGGAATCCGTTCGCTCCCTTGAGAAGTTTCTTTGAGTTCACTTTCATCATATACATTCCACTCATTTGTTTCCTCAATCACTTCTGGGAAAACGTGTTCATCATTTGTAATCTGTTTATTCGCATCTCGCGCTGAGAATTCCGATTCGTATAATTTTTTCATTTCTTCTTGAGGAAGAAGCTTTTCTTTTGACGGAACAGCAACGAAGTTATTCGTTGTGTATGGTTCTACATCATCCTTTTGTTTTGTAGGCAAATGATCCAAGTTCATGAACGTTTGTTCAGCTTTTGGAGTTTGTTTTACCACAGGTGATATTCCATTTGGAATTAGCTCCCGATTTTTAAATGCCTTTTTAATTGCATCGGAAATTTGATGATTTAATTCTTGTTCTTTACTAAGTCTGACTTCCAACTTAGCAGGATGAACATTCACATCCACTAAGATAGGATCCATTTCAATTGCTAATAGGACAATCGGAAAGCGGCCGATAGGCAATAATGTATGGTATCCTTCTTGAATGGCTTTAACAAGTGCATAATTTTTTATAAAACGTCCATTGATCATCGTCGAAACATAGTTCCTAGATGCTCTTGTAATTTCCGGCATAGAAATATAGCCATTAATTTTAAAATCTAATGAATGAACGGAAATTGGGATCATATTTTTAGCAATATTAACCCCGTAAATGGCAGCAAGTACTTGTCTCACATCACCATTTCCATTTGTTTGTAACAGTGTTCGATCATTATGACGTAAGCGGATAGATACTTCAGGATGAGCAAGTGCTAAACGATTCACAACATCTGTAATATTCCCTAGTTCAGTATGAATCGTTTTCATATACTTTAATCGAGCAGGTGTATTATAAAAAAGATCAGAAATCGTAATGTCTGTGCCGCGTCGACTAGGTGCTTTTTCATGGGCTGTAATTTTCCCACCATTAATCACAACTTTCGTCCCCGGGTTTTCTTCGGTTGCGGTTATCATTTCCAAATGGGAAACTGAGGCGATACTTGGCAATGCCTCACCCCTAAATCCTAATGTTTTTATCCGAAATAAATCATTTTCATCTTTTATTTTACTTGTGGCGTGTCGTTGAAAAGCAATTAATACATCATCCTCTTCAATCCCTGAGCCATTATCAATAATCCGAATTTTATTAAGGCCCGCTTCCTCTACATCAATTTCAACAACGGAACTACCTGCGTCAATCGCATTTTCCACAAGTTCCTTGACGACTGATGCCGGTCTTTCTACCACTTCGCCTGCCGCTATTTTATTTGATAAAACGTCGTCTAATTGAATAATTTTTCCCACTCGATCTCACCCCCTAACCTTTTAACTTTTTTTGCAATTCATATAAAGTATTCATTGCTTGTAACGGATTTAATTCTAAAAGATTAATATCTTTCAACTCTTCTACAATTTTCTTTTCCTTTGACGTTATCTCTTTTTTTTCTTTAGTGTCTGACTCTTCAAAAAAGGAAAGCTGCAGTGAATGGTCTTCAATCTTTGATACTGATTGCTCATTTTTGTTGTTTTGATTCTCTAATTGTCTAAGAATCTCGTTTGCCCGAACAATCAATTCTTTTGGCAATTCAGCCAATTCCGCGACATGAATACCATAACTTTTATCTGCAGGACCCTCTTTTATTTTATGCAGAAATACAACCGTTCCATTTTGTTCGATTGCACTAACATGAACATTTTTTAGCTGTGGAAGTGTTTCAGCCAATACTGTTAATTCATGATAATGGGTCGAAAATAAAGTCTTTGCCCCTATTCGCGTATGAATATATTCAATGATTGCCTGTGCAAGTGCCATTCCATCATATGTAGATGTTCCACGGCCAATTTCATCAAATAAGATAAGACTGTTTTTTGTTGCGTTAGCAATCGCATTTTTCGCTTCTAGCATTTCTACCATAAATGTACTTTGTCCAGAAATTAAATCATCGGCTGCACCAATACGTGTAAAGACTTGATCAAATATTGGCAAAATCGCCTCGCTAGCCGGAACAAAACAACCGATTTGAGCTAAAATTGATGTCAAAGCAATTTGTCGCATATACGTACTTTTCCCCGACATATTCGGCCCGGTAATTAACAGTAATTCTCTTTCGGCATCCATGTAACAATCATTTGGTACATATTCTTGTGCATTCATTACTTTTTCAACAACAGGATGGCGACCTTCTTTAATCATTACTTTTCTTTCTAAATTAAATATAGGTTTTACATAATGTCTTGACTCACTGATCGTAGCAAAGCATTGTAATACATCGATTTCACTTACTGTTTTAGCCAGGTTCTGTAGTCTTGGTATATACTCTTTTACAACTTCACGAATTTGAAGAAATAAATCGTATTCAAGTTCAACACTTTTTTCTTCCGCTTGTAAAATCAATGATTCTTTTTCTTTTAATTCGGGTGTTATAAATCGTTCGGCATTTGCTAATGTCTGTTTTCGGTCATATCGTCCCTCTTCAAGTAAATGTAAATTGGACTTTGTCACTTCAATAAAATAGCCAAATACACGATTATATCCGATTTTTAAAGACTTTATTCCTGTTCTACTTCTTTCTTCTTGTTCAAGTTGGGCTAACCAGTTTTTCCCGTTACGGCTAGCATCCCGATACTTATCAAGGTCCTCATTGTAGCCATCTTGAATAATTCCTCCCTCTTTAATAGAAAGTGGGGGGTTATCAATAATTGCTCTTTCAAGGACATCTATTAACTCTTCACACGGATCTAATTGTTCAACGAAATCTAATTCGAGTTGCCCTATTAATTGCTGTATGTTTGGTATTTGCTGAAGTGAATTTTTTAATTGAATTAAATCACGCGCATTTACATTTCCAAATGCTACACGACCAGCTAATCTTTCTAAATCATAGACTTCCTTTAATTGTTCTCTAATATCTTGTCTTTCAAAAAAGTGCTCAATAAACGTTTGGACAACGAATTGTCTTTGTTCAATATCGCTTTGATTAATTAATGGACGGTCAAGCCAATGTTTTAAAAGACGTCCTCCCATTGCCGTCATCGTTTCATCTAATAACCAGAGTAAAGACCCCTTTTTTCCTTTCGAACGAATGGTCTCGGTGATTTCTAGATTACGTTTCGAATAATAATCTATTTTCATAAATTGATTAATTTCGACAATTGAAACAGGCTGCAAGTGATCCAAGTTTCTTTTTTGTGTTCGATACAAATAATTAAGTAGGCGGACAATAGAAATTCTCATTGAATGTTCATTAATAGGAGCTAATAGTTTTAGATAGTCTGGTTTCTCTAATATATCGTCTTCGACTGAAATTGTCGCATTCAAACGTTCTTGTAACTGTTTTTGCAACTGATCATCAATTTGTGATGGTACAACCACCTCTTTTGCGCCAATAATTGATAGTTCATTCAATACAAGATCAAAGTGATTCTCAATTATCGTTACACTATTTTCTCCTGTCGAAAGATCTGTATAAGCGATCCCATACCCATCTTCGAAAATTGAAATGGCTGCAATATAATTATTTTCCTTTTCCCTTAAACCTTTACCATCCATTTTCGTTCCCGGAGTTATAAGCTGGACTACTTCCCTTTTTACAACACCTTTTGACTGTTTAGGATCTTCTACCTGTTCACAAATAGCTACCTTATGACCTTTTTCAATCAATACGTCGATATAGTTTGCAGCGGCATGGTAAGGAACCCCACACATTGGTATCCGTTCGCTACCACCTCCATCTCGACTCGTTAACGTAATTTCAAGCTCTTGAGAAGCTTTTAACGCATCTTCAAAAAACATTTCATAAAAATCACCTAGGCGAAAAAATAAAAAGGCATCTTTATAATCTGCCTTTACTTGTAAATATTGTTGAATCATCGGAGTATATTGACCCATTTTCTACATAATCCTTTCCGTACATGTTACTATTTGATTCTCCTATTATATCATAATCTATTTATTTTCTTTATTGAAAACAACATTTGGAAACAAATAGTCCTACTATTATTCTTGGATAAATTCCAAAAATTCAAGTCTATTACCAAATGGATCACTTACATGTATGCGTTTTCTGCCTTCAATTACGGGCTCTTCCTTCATAGCAATTTGATTGCTAACCAAAATACTTTTTAGTTCTTCAATATTTTTCACAATTAATCCCGGATGTGCTTTTTTCGCTTCTCTAAAATCCGCTTCAACTCCAATGTGTAGTTCTTGATTCCCGCACTGAAACCAACAACCCCCACGTCCTTTTAAAATTTCCGGCTTTTTAATTTCAGGTAAACCAAGAATCGCGCCATAAAAAAACCTCGCTTTTTCTTCACAACCTTTAGGAGCAGCTAACTGTACATGATCAATACCATGAAATAAAAATTTCGTCATGATGATTCCCCTTTATCATTTTATTTACTTTTATCATAATTCAATTGGAGAGATTTTACACTTACAAGAATCTTATGAAGAGTCATAAGAAATAAATGATTTTACACTATCAAAAAGAAAAACTAGGAGAGGTTCTCCTAGCCTAATTTCGATTATTTATGTGATTACTCCTCTTCTGTTCCTACTAAAAAGTCTGGATTTAGTTCTTCGAATTCTTCGTCTAATTCATCTTCCCATTCTTCATCATCGCAGTCACAACCATCAGGATTTATAGCTACACAAACCTTTGTTTCTCCGATGACTTCAACGAGAAATTCTCTTTCAACATTGACAATCACCTTATTTCCATTCGGTGAAATTACAGCTTCGATACAATTAGGTTGCTGTAGTACTCTTGCAACAACTTCCTTATCGTCAAGGCAATCAGGATCACGATAATTCAATTTAACAATGTCACAGTATTCCACTTTTTCAGTGACAACCGATGTTTTCGTATTGTCACTATGAGAATACCAGACATTTATATCGTATGAGCCATTTATTTCGACATTTTTGCCTACTTTCTTAGCTTCATACTTATGGTTTATAATCCAGCAACCTAATATGCTCGATGGATGATGCGGTGGGCAGATCGTATGATTGGACTGTGTAAATTTACGTCCTTTCGCTACGACCGCTTTAGTTATTATTTCTCTATATTCTGCCATTCGAGCGAAACCTCCTCATTTATTTTCATTTCATCCTATGCATGGCAATCGTCTATTGTGCGAATAATTTCTGGATGCCCTATGACCGACTAATTGCTGTTCATTTATTGCTAACAACTAGTTTAAAAGAGCTCTGCTAAATAAATTATTGAAAAAGTTTATGGGTTATTTCATTATATGTAAACAGGATGTTTGTGTTCTAGGCACAAGGTTTTTACCCTACAATAAATTATTTAAATTTGAACTTTTAATGCAAAAAAAATAAGCCATCAACTTGATGGCTTATCGATATTAATCACATCTACCTGCTACACTGTTTTTTACTTTAGAGCCGGTTTCACCTGCTAACAGGTCACCACCAGTAGAAGTAATAATTTCATCCGTTACTGTACTGGAAATAGTTGCAGCAACAATTTGTAATAAATCATTTACATCAGCTTGTGATTGTTTAAATTCCTGTACAATAGGAATTTCATCCAACTCTTCTTCAATTTTCTCGATTTTTTCTTCTACCATTTTTAATGCTTCTGTTTTCCCATAATGTTGAAAGTTTACAGCTTGTTTCTGTAAACTTTTAATACTTGCAATCATTTCACGCACTTTTTGATTCTCATTGATTTGTGCCTCGGCACGTTTGAAAAAATCAACTTCTTCCGTTTCCGAGATCATTTTTGCTACTTCTGTCGCGCGTTCAACAATTTCATCCTTAGTATAACGTTTCATCAATTACTTCACCTCTACCGCTTCTATTTGTTCAATCATCTCACCATTCAATGACCATGTTTTTGCATCAGTAATTTTTACTTTAACTAGTTTACCTATCGCAGATTTCGGCCCGATGAAGTTAACAAGTTTATTTTTGCGTGTATAGCCGGCTAATACATCTGGGTTATTTTTACTTTCACCTTCAACTAGCACTTCCACAACTTGTCCTTTATATTTTTCTAACGCTTCTCTTGACAATTGATTCACTAAATCATTTAATCGTTGAAGTCTTTCTTTTTTCACTTCCATCGGCACATTGTCCTTCATTCTTGCAGCCGGTGTACCTTCACGAGGTGAATAAATAAATGTATATGCCATTTCAAAGCCTACTTCACGATAAAGTGAAAGTGTTTCTTCGAACTGTTCTTCTGTTTCATTTGGAAAACCAACGATAATATCAGTAGACAGTGCTACATCAGGTATTGCTTCTTTAATTTTTCCGACAAGTTCTAAGTAGCGCTCACGTGTATATTTACGAGCCATAATTTTTAATACATCACTAGAACCTGATTGAACTGGTAAATGAATATGTTCAACTAAATTTCCCTTTTTCGCTAATACTTCTACTAAACGATCGTCAAAATCACGCGGATGACTGGTCGTAAAACGAATACGCGGTATATCAATTTTTCGTAATTCGTCCATTAAGTCGCCAAGACCATAAGTCATGCCTTCTAAATCTTTACCGTAGGCATTTACGTTTTGGCCCAATAAAGTAACTTCTTGATATCCTTGAGCAGCTAAATGGCGAACTTCTTGAATGATATCCTCAGGACGTCTACTGCGTTCTTTTCCCCGTGTATATGGAACGATACAATATGTACAGAATTTATCACAACCGTACATAATATTGACCCATGCTTTAATATTTCCTTTACGTACTTTTGGAAGATTTTCGATGACGTCGCCTTCCTTAGACCATACTTCGACAACCATTGCTTTTGACATATATGCTTCTTTCAGTATTTGCGGCAAGCGATGAATATTATGTGTCCCAAAAATCATATCGACATGGTGATGCTTTTCAAGAATTTTATTAACTACAGATTCTTCTTGAGACATACAGCCACAAACACCAACTAGTAAATCTGGCCGTTCTAGCTTCAATGGCTTTAAATGCCCAATTTCACCAAATACTTTGTTTTCTGCATTTTCACGAATTGCACAAGTATTAAGAAGGATAACGTTTGCGTCATCTACAGAATCAGTTGGTTCATAACCTAATTGCATAAAAATTCCGGCCATTACTTCAGTATCATGTTCATTCATTTGACAGCCGTATGTACGGATATAAAATTTTCGTCCGTTACCCATACCTTTAAATTCTTCGGAAATATCAAAGTCTTTATGATATTTGACTTCTTCTTTCCCACGTCTTTTTGCCTCTTTTAAATTTGGTGGGATATAAACGGATTGAAAATACTTGCTATAATCCTTTTCGGATTTTTTGTCCGCAGAATTAGCAGTGTTTACTTGTTGTCCCTCGAGGCGTTGCTTCTCGTTCATGAAATACCCCTTTCTAATTGGTTGATTCTATTGCATAATGAAAAAATATTTTTTCCCATTTCATTATAATTGCATTTATACACATTATTCTAGTATAAAGGCTTTTACAAATGAACACAATACTACATGCTTTTTGTCGAAAAAAGGTCAAATATTAGAAAAATAAAAGGAGCTTAGTGAATACTAGGCTCCTTGAATGATTTTGGTTGTGTTATCTTGGTTCAACGATTAACTTTATCGCCGTTCTTTCTTCCCCTTCAATTAAAATATCTGTAAAAGCTGGAATACATATTAAATCAACACCACTTGGTGCAACAAAACCTCTTGCAATGGCCACAGCTTTTACGGCTTGATTCAATGCGCCTGCACCGATTGCTTGAATTTCTGCCCCACCTCTTTCACGAAGAACACCGGCAAG encodes:
- a CDS encoding tyrosine-protein phosphatase: MIVDIHSHLLAGMDDGARDQDEALLMAKQAVEMGITHVIATPHHRNGFYMNHPKEILSQTSKLNSLLSQQEIPLKVLPGMEFHLHGDISRDIEDIEQNILPLSESNKYILIELPYTYIPHFTESVFYKLQLMGYIPIIAHPERNEEFQRRPNRLFDLVNQGALGQVTAASVVGLFGKDSQKFSFKLLKHNLVHFIASDAHNTTSRSFELVSAYNYMEKYFSKEHRKYMTENSIHVVNGTEFNIITPVRFEKRKKLFF
- a CDS encoding tyrosine-protein kinase family protein, with translation MNHSAELKDILNILKSRRRIIIFTVIIFTLLGALLSYLLPSVYQAKTELLVNHSLSSSETQDLSAGEIDKNLMLIETYKYILKSSRVLEKVSEEVNSSKKIEDLAKQITIETNPQSQIISITAQDNSYSKAAKLANSTARIFQQEIRNLMKIDNIQILTTANNNTNTSPIKPNHIIYTVLAFLLGIVVSIINLLLRETIFAKTDSVEKIEKAFQLSTLGLIPEIAGNTKGKNRSLIINHRYLKTLPKVDKFSPIIESYRVLRTNLQYAMNQQNIKSILITGSNPEEGKSLTAGNLAICMAMDNKQTVYVDTDLRKGVGSLLFNTPARSGLTNYLEGNMELDQIIHSTEVPNLSFISTGPHPHNPAEVLSSNKMDQLLELLKEKFDLVIMDCPPLIVTDAVALSTKVDGCLFVVHAKKTKLDQALKSIHQLQKVQANIQGVIINCGKVQHSAHYY
- a CDS encoding sugar transferase, translating into MIVHEKRQITQNNSYRVLKRLLDIIVAFILLILLFPIIVLIGILIFTFERGPVLFLQQRTGQFNKEFTIIKFRTMERSVINNVHEYVWDGQVPQNFVFRTPDNLTVTKLGAILRKYSLDELPQLINVIKGEMSFVGPRPEILNITKFYDGVQKKRLMVKPGITGFAQVNGRSDINHGLKINFDLYYVDHISLFLDFKIICKTIVLVLTGKGAY
- the mutL gene encoding DNA mismatch repair endonuclease MutL; the encoded protein is MGKIIQLDDVLSNKIAAGEVVERPASVVKELVENAIDAGSSVVEIDVEEAGLNKIRIIDNGSGIEEDDVLIAFQRHATSKIKDENDLFRIKTLGFRGEALPSIASVSHLEMITATEENPGTKVVINGGKITAHEKAPSRRGTDITISDLFYNTPARLKYMKTIHTELGNITDVVNRLALAHPEVSIRLRHNDRTLLQTNGNGDVRQVLAAIYGVNIAKNMIPISVHSLDFKINGYISMPEITRASRNYVSTMINGRFIKNYALVKAIQEGYHTLLPIGRFPIVLLAIEMDPILVDVNVHPAKLEVRLSKEQELNHQISDAIKKAFKNRELIPNGISPVVKQTPKAEQTFMNLDHLPTKQKDDVEPYTTNNFVAVPSKEKLLPQEEMKKLYESEFSARDANKQITNDEHVFPEVIEETNEWNVYDESELKETSQGSERIPPLYPIGQMHGTYIFAQNDKGLYIIDQHAAQERIKYEYFREKVGRVTNELQDLLVPMTLEYSTDESIKIQENLNELEKVGVFLEMFGHNSFIARSHPVWFPKGDEQEIIEDMIEQLLSMKKIDIKKLREEAAIMMSCKGSIKANHHLRNDEIQALLDSLRQASDPFTCPHGRPIIIHYSVYDMEKMFKRVM
- the mutS gene encoding DNA mismatch repair protein MutS; translation: MGQYTPMIQQYLQVKADYKDAFLFFRLGDFYEMFFEDALKASQELEITLTSRDGGGSERIPMCGVPYHAAANYIDVLIEKGHKVAICEQVEDPKQSKGVVKREVVQLITPGTKMDGKGLREKENNYIAAISIFEDGYGIAYTDLSTGENSVTIIENHFDLVLNELSIIGAKEVVVPSQIDDQLQKQLQERLNATISVEDDILEKPDYLKLLAPINEHSMRISIVRLLNYLYRTQKRNLDHLQPVSIVEINQFMKIDYYSKRNLEITETIRSKGKKGSLLWLLDETMTAMGGRLLKHWLDRPLINQSDIEQRQFVVQTFIEHFFERQDIREQLKEVYDLERLAGRVAFGNVNARDLIQLKNSLQQIPNIQQLIGQLELDFVEQLDPCEELIDVLERAIIDNPPLSIKEGGIIQDGYNEDLDKYRDASRNGKNWLAQLEQEERSRTGIKSLKIGYNRVFGYFIEVTKSNLHLLEEGRYDRKQTLANAERFITPELKEKESLILQAEEKSVELEYDLFLQIREVVKEYIPRLQNLAKTVSEIDVLQCFATISESRHYVKPIFNLERKVMIKEGRHPVVEKVMNAQEYVPNDCYMDAERELLLITGPNMSGKSTYMRQIALTSILAQIGCFVPASEAILPIFDQVFTRIGAADDLISGQSTFMVEMLEAKNAIANATKNSLILFDEIGRGTSTYDGMALAQAIIEYIHTRIGAKTLFSTHYHELTVLAETLPQLKNVHVSAIEQNGTVVFLHKIKEGPADKSYGIHVAELAELPKELIVRANEILRQLENQNNKNEQSVSKIEDHSLQLSFFEESDTKEKKEITSKEKKIVEELKDINLLELNPLQAMNTLYELQKKLKG
- a CDS encoding VOC family protein, whose amino-acid sequence is MTKFLFHGIDHVQLAAPKGCEEKARFFYGAILGLPEIKKPEILKGRGGCWFQCGNQELHIGVEADFREAKKAHPGLIVKNIEELKSILVSNQIAMKEEPVIEGRKRIHVSDPFGNRLEFLEFIQE
- a CDS encoding outer spore coat protein CotE — encoded protein: MAEYREIITKAVVAKGRKFTQSNHTICPPHHPSSILGCWIINHKYEAKKVGKNVEINGSYDINVWYSHSDNTKTSVVTEKVEYCDIVKLNYRDPDCLDDKEVVARVLQQPNCIEAVISPNGNKVIVNVEREFLVEVIGETKVCVAINPDGCDCDDEEWEDELDEEFEELNPDFLVGTEEE
- a CDS encoding RicAFT regulatory complex protein RicA family protein, yielding MKRYTKDEIVERATEVAKMISETEEVDFFKRAEAQINENQKVREMIASIKSLQKQAVNFQHYGKTEALKMVEEKIEKIEEELDEIPIVQEFKQSQADVNDLLQIVAATISSTVTDEIITSTGGDLLAGETGSKVKNSVAGRCD
- the miaB gene encoding tRNA (N6-isopentenyl adenosine(37)-C2)-methylthiotransferase MiaB, whose amino-acid sequence is MNEKQRLEGQQVNTANSADKKSEKDYSKYFQSVYIPPNLKEAKRRGKEEVKYHKDFDISEEFKGMGNGRKFYIRTYGCQMNEHDTEVMAGIFMQLGYEPTDSVDDANVILLNTCAIRENAENKVFGEIGHLKPLKLERPDLLVGVCGCMSQEESVVNKILEKHHHVDMIFGTHNIHRLPQILKEAYMSKAMVVEVWSKEGDVIENLPKVRKGNIKAWVNIMYGCDKFCTYCIVPYTRGKERSRRPEDIIQEVRHLAAQGYQEVTLLGQNVNAYGKDLEGMTYGLGDLMDELRKIDIPRIRFTTSHPRDFDDRLVEVLAKKGNLVEHIHLPVQSGSSDVLKIMARKYTRERYLELVGKIKEAIPDVALSTDIIVGFPNETEEQFEETLSLYREVGFEMAYTFIYSPREGTPAARMKDNVPMEVKKERLQRLNDLVNQLSREALEKYKGQVVEVLVEGESKNNPDVLAGYTRKNKLVNFIGPKSAIGKLVKVKITDAKTWSLNGEMIEQIEAVEVK
- the spoVS gene encoding stage V sporulation protein SpoVS, giving the protein MEILKVSAKSNPNSVAGALAGVLRERGGAEIQAIGAGALNQAVKAVAIARGFVAPSGVDLICIPAFTDILIEGEERTAIKLIVEPR